From a region of the Danio aesculapii chromosome 4, fDanAes4.1, whole genome shotgun sequence genome:
- the LOC130223480 gene encoding uncharacterized protein LOC130223480, translating to MASEKSFHSRMFFLCPVCKKAPHSLPGHLRKVCMRNSTKAEIQAVVIEAKKELSEFCHRGRFWEFGKIRDILDSTNPLARMIAEMQSRGLVINNLPSLLPEPARSTTSSVSQSSGEGAEGPVEPPNEPLSDDSSGEYYQSTGGPKWTSSVRVEMVKKGLYNKHSIDHPLLAGFNKDLHIDLGHKNSKQVVETVSRFLHYMDPTEPNLMFVRQVEKVREYFNILSDTKLSKWTMFNYWKSLKRFMKYIITSTDIRHNNPSLFQDCESFLDVLYEIESAMSKKVSMEVTGKKSELGYGKEILPKDCLAVLEAAFKDFQAVICKMQDPGAITGDCLTKNERLLVLYYLEAIIMLKLLQRPSVVTQMTVEDWEGRSRIENGVCVAVKEHKVLLSHEQELWFDLYFNEVRPVMLQENRTGDDVAVDSFFVSSSGRSIYNPSNDLKRLHDKYSLPSVTFGDAQRVFEAAAQNLKSEVERNVLARLFGHVPETAERNYKLRTSSDAFLALSVLDQLAGKTRQRSSRASSRETRVDEETAYKTLEQFCPVTLEGPPPKRARRNELCGSEHERHCYDRWCSEQLKLREQHALEHFAGQQPSESKINRWMDKQGWTSNVPQASVVLKQWKPVARLDSVIDSSFVHKMILSQRWKGLTVRPVPDKGDGVFTKKPFQIGEVVCEYHGQLVSHEDGMAIVSTSGIRPGHLFFYKNKQHEAMCIDAHEESCQCHPMKFNYGRLIRHSSKRANIRPRLYVLNDRDIILFIATKDILSDEELLYNYGSKRRSFAGKGLELDWM from the exons ATCCTTCCACAGCAGGATGTTTTTCCTCTGCCCTGTGTGCAAAAAGGCTCCTCACTCTCTTCCTGGGCATCTCAGGAAGGTGTGTATGAGGAACAGCACAAAGGCAGAGATCCAGGCAGTTGTCATAGAGGCCAAGAAGGAGTTGTCCGAATTCTGTCACAGAGGACGTTTCTGGGAGTTTGGAAAAATTCGTGACATATTGGACTCTACTAATCCTCTGGCCAG GATGATTGCGGAGATGCAGTCAAGGGGGTTGGTCATTAATAACTTACCTTCACTCCTCCCGGAACCAGCTCGATCGACTACATCATCTGTGTCTCAAAGCTCTGGAGAAGGTGCAGAAGGTCCAGTTGAGCCTCCAAATGAGCCCTTATCTGATGATAGCTCTGGAGAGTACTATCAGAG CACTGGTGGACCGAAGTGGACCTCTTCCGTAAGAGTGGAAATGGTCAAAAAAGGCTTATACAATAAGCACTCAATTGACCACCCCCTTCTAGCAGGATTTAATAAGGACCTGCACATTGACCTAGgacataaaaacagcaaacaagTA GTGGAAACAGTGTCCAGGTTCTTACATTACATGGACCCCACTGAGCCAAACTTGATGTTTGTTCGTCAGGTGGAGAAAGTGCGAGAGTACTTTAACATCTTGTCAGATACAAAGCTCTCAAAATGGACAATGTTCAACTACTGGAAGAGTCTCAAGAG GTTCATGAAATACATTATTACCTCCACAGACATTCGCCACAACAATCCATCTCTGTTCCAGGACTGTGAGAGTTTTTTGGATGTGCTGTATGAAATAGAGAGTGCTATGTCCAAAAAAGTAAGCATGGAGGTCACAGGGAAAAAATCAGAGCTTGGGTATGGCAAAGAAATTTTGCCAAAGGACTGCCTTGCTGTTTTGGAGGCTGCATTCAAAGATTTCCAGGCCGTgatatgcaaaatgcaggatcCAGGAGCCATCACAGGGGACTGTTTGACTAAAAATGAACGGCTGCTCGTCCTGTACTACCTGGAGGCTATTATCATGCTGAAGCTACTTCAGCGACCTAGTGTAGTGACACAGATGACt GTTGAGGATTGGGAAGGGAGAAGCCGGATAGAGAATGGTGTCTGTGTTGCAGTGAAGGAGCACAAAGTACTGTTGTCACATGAACAGGAACTT TGGTTTGACTTGTACTTCAATGAGGTGCGGCCAGTAATGCTGCAAGAAAACCGCACCGGCGACGATGTGGCAGTTGATTCATTTTTTGTGTCAAGTAGTGGGAGATCGATTTATAACCCCTCCAATGACTTAAAAAGACTACATGACAA ATACAGTCTCCCCAGTGTGACCTTTGGCGATGCCCAGAGAGTGTTTGAGGCAGCAGCACAAAACCTGAAGTCAGAAGTGGAGAGAAATGTTTTGGCACGGCTGTTTGGGCACGTGCCAGAAACAGCTGAAAGGAACTACAAGTTGCGAACATCTTCAGATGCATTTCTGGCTCTAAGTGTGCTAGATCAGCTTGCTGGAAAAACACG ACAAAGGTCCAGTAGAGCTTCCAGCCGAGAGACAAGGGTGGACGAAGAGACAGCCTACAaaactcttgagcagttctgtccAGTGACTCTGGAGGGGCCTCCTCCAAAAAGGGCACGCAGGAATGAGCTGTGTGGCTCAGAACATGAGAGGCACTGCTATGACCGCTGGTGTAGCGAGCAGCTCAAGCTGCGTGAACAGCATGCTCTTG AACACTTTGCTGGACAGCAGCCATCAGAGTCCAAAATAAACCGCTGGATGGACAAACAAGGGTGGACGTCAAATGTCCCACAGGCTTCAGTGGTTCTGAAGCAGTGGAAGCCTGTTGCCAGGTTGGACTCGGTCATCGACAGCAGCTTTGTGCATAAAATGATTTTGTCTCAACGCTGGAAAGGACTGACTGTCAGACCCGTCCCTGACAAGGGTGATGGTGTTTTCACCAAAAAACCCTTTCAGATTGGGGAGGTTGTCTGTGAATACCACGGCCAGCTGGTTAGCCATGAAGATGGGATGGCAATTGTTTCGACCAGCGGCATTAGACCtggacatttgtttttttataagaaCAAGCAACATGAAGCCATGTGCATTGACGCACATGAAGAAAGTTGCCAGTGCCATCCCATGAAGTTCAATTACGGACGCCTGATACGTCACTCCAGCAAAAGAGCCAATATCCGGCCCAGGCTGTATGTCCTTAATGATAGAGACATCATTCTCTTCATTGCTACAAAAGACATTTTGAGTGATGAGGAGTTACTCTATAATTATGGCTCAAAGAGGAGATCTTTTGCCGGGAAAGGGCTGGAATTGGACTGGATGTGA